One genomic region from Cyanobium usitatum str. Tous encodes:
- a CDS encoding chorismate lyase produces the protein MSVNQLLPSPELIWQASKVNVLEGKAGGVLSGAWRLMLLGDGSPTRHFQLLTGKPVEIELIAMAPEPAAPGAGAPPPPEVVELDGPLLRRQVWLRCGDKTLAWAESWWNQSQADAYLQQRELPIWRSLTANRAELFREVDGLALVAAPWLEQRFGLAGPFWSRHYRFFRGGKELTVIREVFSPALEHWLGPAKLCHDLQTQ, from the coding sequence ATGTCGGTCAACCAGTTGTTGCCTTCCCCGGAGCTGATATGGCAGGCCTCCAAAGTCAATGTGCTCGAGGGTAAAGCCGGCGGAGTGCTCTCTGGAGCCTGGCGCTTGATGCTTCTAGGTGACGGAAGTCCGACCCGCCACTTTCAACTGCTCACGGGCAAGCCGGTGGAGATCGAGCTGATCGCCATGGCGCCTGAGCCAGCCGCCCCCGGTGCCGGCGCGCCCCCGCCCCCGGAAGTCGTCGAGCTCGATGGTCCCCTGCTGCGGCGCCAGGTGTGGCTGCGCTGCGGCGACAAGACCCTGGCCTGGGCAGAGAGCTGGTGGAATCAAAGCCAGGCCGACGCCTACCTGCAGCAGCGGGAGCTGCCGATCTGGCGCAGCCTGACGGCCAACCGGGCTGAACTGTTCCGCGAGGTGGATGGCCTGGCCCTTGTTGCTGCTCCCTGGCTGGAGCAGCGCTTTGGCCTGGCGGGACCCTTTTGGAGTCGCCACTACCGCTTCTTCCGCGGGGGCAAGGAGCTCACCGTGATTAGGGAGGTGTTCTCACCGGCCCTTGAGCACTGGCTGGGCCCGGCCAAGCTTTGTCACGATTTACAAACTCAGTAA